A portion of the Lathamus discolor isolate bLatDis1 chromosome 5, bLatDis1.hap1, whole genome shotgun sequence genome contains these proteins:
- the GTF2H5 gene encoding general transcription factor IIH subunit 5, with protein sequence MVNVLKGVLVECDPAMKQFLLYLDESNALGKKFIIQDLDETHVFVLAELVNFLQERVGELMDQNSFPITQK encoded by the exons ATGGTCAATGTTCTGAAAGGTGTGCTGGTTGAATG TGACCCAGCAATGAAGCAGTTTCTGCTCTACTTGGATGAGTCAAATGCGTTGGGAAAGAAGTTCATCATACAGGACCTGGATGAAACTCATGTCTTCGTATTAGCTGAGTTGGTTAACTTCCTCCAGGAGAGAGTGGGCGAGTTAATGGACCAGAACTCTTTTCCTATTACTCAGAAATAG